One window of the Acinonyx jubatus isolate Ajub_Pintada_27869175 chromosome A2, VMU_Ajub_asm_v1.0, whole genome shotgun sequence genome contains the following:
- the SOSTDC1 gene encoding sclerostin domain-containing protein 1 isoform X1, whose translation MLPPAIHFYLIPFACILMKSCLAFKNDATEILYSHVVKPVPAHPSSNSTMNQARNGGRHFSNTGLDRNSRVQVGCRELRSTKYISDGQCTSISPLKELVCAGECLPLPVLPNWIGGGYGTKYWSRRSSQEWRCVNDKTRTQRIQLQCQDGSTRTYKITVVTACKCKRYTRQHNESSHNFESMSPAKPAQHHRERKRASKSSKHSLS comes from the exons ATGCTTCCTCCTGCCATTCATTTCTATCTCATTCCCTTTGCATGCATCCTAATGAAAAGctgtttggcttttaaaaatgatgcCACAGAAATCCTTTATTCACATGTGGTTAAACCTGTTCCAGCACACCCCAGCAGCAACAGCACGATGAATCAAGCCAGAAATGGAGGCAGGCATTTCAGTAACACTGGACTGGATCGGAACA GTCGAGTTCAAGTGGGTTGCCGGGAGCTGCGTTCCACCAAATACATCTCCGATGGCCAGTGCACCAGCATCAGCCCCCTGAAAGAGCTGGTGTGTGCTGGTGAGTGCTTGCCCCTGCCGGTGCTGCCCAACTGGATAGGGGGAGGCTATGGAACCAAGTACTGGAGCAGGAGGAGCTCCCAGGAATGGAGGTGTGTCAATGACAAGACACGTACGCAGAGAATCCAGCTTCAGTGCCAAGATGGCAGCACGCGCACCTACAAAATCACAGTGGTCACCGCCTGCAAGTGCAAGAGGTACACTCGGCAGCACAATGAGTCCAGTCATAACTTTGAGAGCATGTCGCCTGCCAAGCCAGCCCAGCATCACAGAGAGCGGAAAAGAGCCAGCAAATCCAGCAAGCACAGCCTGAGTTAG
- the SOSTDC1 gene encoding sclerostin domain-containing protein 1 isoform X2, with translation MAHPSSNSTMNQARNGGRHFSNTGLDRNSRVQVGCRELRSTKYISDGQCTSISPLKELVCAGECLPLPVLPNWIGGGYGTKYWSRRSSQEWRCVNDKTRTQRIQLQCQDGSTRTYKITVVTACKCKRYTRQHNESSHNFESMSPAKPAQHHRERKRASKSSKHSLS, from the exons CACACCCCAGCAGCAACAGCACGATGAATCAAGCCAGAAATGGAGGCAGGCATTTCAGTAACACTGGACTGGATCGGAACA GTCGAGTTCAAGTGGGTTGCCGGGAGCTGCGTTCCACCAAATACATCTCCGATGGCCAGTGCACCAGCATCAGCCCCCTGAAAGAGCTGGTGTGTGCTGGTGAGTGCTTGCCCCTGCCGGTGCTGCCCAACTGGATAGGGGGAGGCTATGGAACCAAGTACTGGAGCAGGAGGAGCTCCCAGGAATGGAGGTGTGTCAATGACAAGACACGTACGCAGAGAATCCAGCTTCAGTGCCAAGATGGCAGCACGCGCACCTACAAAATCACAGTGGTCACCGCCTGCAAGTGCAAGAGGTACACTCGGCAGCACAATGAGTCCAGTCATAACTTTGAGAGCATGTCGCCTGCCAAGCCAGCCCAGCATCACAGAGAGCGGAAAAGAGCCAGCAAATCCAGCAAGCACAGCCTGAGTTAG